One segment of Tepidimicrobium xylanilyticum DNA contains the following:
- a CDS encoding PTS sorbose transporter subunit IIB, which produces METSAKVRVLPGKRGWGKPVIIESTEVRNKVVSIVGGGIHPVAQKIADLIGGIAVDGFKTIVPDEEVACVVVNCGGTLRLGIFPKKGLITINVNPISPSGPFASYIKPGLYVSGVTLDCIEKI; this is translated from the coding sequence ATGGAAACTAGTGCTAAAGTGAGAGTTTTGCCTGGCAAAAGAGGTTGGGGAAAACCTGTAATAATTGAAAGCACAGAAGTCAGAAATAAGGTTGTTTCAATTGTAGGAGGAGGAATACATCCAGTAGCACAAAAAATAGCTGACTTAATAGGCGGGATAGCAGTAGACGGCTTTAAAACAATAGTTCCAGACGAAGAAGTTGCATGTGTAGTAGTAAATTGCGGTGGCACTTTGAGACTGGGGATTTTCCCTAAGAAAGGATTAATAACAATAAACGTAAATCCAATTAGTCCATCTGGACCATTTGCTAGCTATATCAAACCAGGTTTATATGTTTCTGGCGTAACTTTGGATTGTATAGAAAAGATTTGA
- the srlA gene encoding PTS glucitol/sorbitol transporter subunit IIC, with amino-acid sequence MSFLTNFAQGFIDLLNEGASTFVGMVSGILPAALVALVFMNTIVALIGPERVENFFKKTAGRSVIIRYLVMPFLSNFFFSNPTAFMMGKYLPEKYKPGYFEAVNSLNMAPMMSLFPHVNPAELYVWLGVASGITKLGLPIGPLAIRVFFIGLATTTLKAFVIEKISNRLAKSKGIDWDVLEEEKVNYAEV; translated from the coding sequence ATGTCTTTTCTTACTAATTTTGCTCAGGGTTTTATCGATTTATTAAATGAGGGTGCTTCTACATTTGTAGGCATGGTTTCTGGCATATTACCCGCTGCTTTAGTAGCTTTAGTTTTCATGAATACCATTGTCGCTTTAATTGGTCCTGAGAGAGTGGAGAACTTCTTTAAAAAGACTGCTGGCAGAAGTGTAATAATCAGATACCTAGTAATGCCTTTTCTAAGCAACTTCTTCTTCTCTAATCCTACAGCATTCATGATGGGGAAATATTTGCCAGAAAAATACAAACCAGGCTATTTTGAAGCTGTAAATAGCCTAAATATGGCACCAATGATGTCTCTATTTCCGCATGTGAATCCCGCTGAGTTATATGTATGGTTGGGTGTAGCTAGCGGAATAACAAAACTTGGTTTACCCATAGGGCCTTTAGCTATCAGAGTATTTTTTATAGGTTTAGCAACAACTACTTTGAAAGCGTTTGTCATAGAGAAAATCTCTAATCGATTGGCTAAATCTAAAGGAATTGACTGGGATGTTCTCGAAGAAGAAAAAGTAAACTACGCGGAGGTATAA
- a CDS encoding zinc-dependent dehydrogenase, whose translation MKAAVLEELKTIVVKDVPDPICEDGDVIVKVHACAICGTDLRTFNFGHRNIVLPHILGHEISGEIVEVGKNVNNFKVGDTVSVYPAIACNECDWCRRGYQVRCENTLQIGDELPGGFAQYVRIPEKGVKNGSLIAIPKNMDHKQAALAEPLGCVLNGQELSDIGLGDTVVIIGAGPIGCMHAMLAKAQGANKVIMADIKDERLELAKRVNADYYVNSSKENLLEKILEFNDGRKADVVIVACNVTKVVEDSLELLDWEGRLSIFAGMPKDNSMVTVDANIVHYKDIKLVGSYGSTYWQHVTALNLIKDGVLDIKNIITHELPLEDIDKGLELVRKGESLKVVVIPW comes from the coding sequence ATGAAAGCAGCAGTTTTAGAAGAATTAAAAACTATTGTTGTAAAAGATGTACCAGATCCTATTTGTGAGGATGGGGATGTCATAGTTAAAGTGCACGCTTGTGCAATTTGCGGTACTGATCTGAGGACTTTTAACTTTGGTCACAGAAACATTGTTTTGCCTCATATACTTGGCCATGAGATATCCGGCGAGATAGTTGAAGTTGGGAAAAACGTTAACAATTTTAAAGTTGGAGATACCGTTAGCGTATATCCTGCTATAGCATGTAATGAATGTGATTGGTGTAGGAGAGGATATCAAGTTAGGTGTGAAAACACTTTACAAATTGGCGATGAATTGCCTGGAGGATTTGCTCAGTATGTTAGGATACCTGAAAAGGGGGTAAAAAATGGTTCTTTAATTGCTATACCAAAAAATATGGATCATAAACAGGCTGCATTAGCTGAACCACTAGGATGCGTATTAAATGGACAAGAATTATCTGATATAGGTTTAGGCGATACAGTTGTAATAATAGGGGCTGGTCCAATTGGTTGCATGCATGCTATGTTGGCTAAAGCACAAGGGGCAAATAAGGTTATAATGGCAGATATAAAGGATGAACGATTAGAGTTAGCTAAAAGGGTAAATGCAGACTACTATGTAAATAGCAGTAAAGAAAACCTATTAGAAAAGATACTGGAATTTAATGATGGTAGAAAAGCAGATGTGGTAATAGTGGCTTGTAACGTAACAAAAGTAGTAGAAGATTCCTTGGAGTTATTGGACTGGGAGGGAAGATTATCAATTTTTGCTGGTATGCCAAAGGATAATAGCATGGTAACAGTCGATGCAAATATTGTCCATTATAAAGACATTAAACTGGTGGGTTCTTACGGCTCTACTTATTGGCAACATGTTACAGCTTTGAATTTGATAAAAGATGGAGTCCTAGATATTAAAAATATTATTACCCATGAACTTCCATTAGAAGACATAGATAAAGGGCTTGAATTGGTAAGAAAGGGAGAATCTTTAAAGGTTGTTGTAATTCCTTGGTAA
- a CDS encoding class I fructose-bisphosphate aldolase: protein MESGKKIRLKRLIGDNGKTIALPMDHGVYTNELKGLEDPLKMVKLSMDSGFVDAVLLQKGVLNMAADLLKKDTGVIMRLSGTTDLGPEPNVEVLVGTVQEAVSRGSDAVIYTAYLGAHKELQMMKEYSMLAEECRKLGVVFIGEPFVGHPDVDPFDEDYNAFCARVGVELGADILKVAYTGSEKSFRKVVQMALGIPVWIAGGPANKSTLEILEMVDGAMSAGASGIILGRNIFANDRPDVMLAALDQIVKKGRTASEAYKLFE from the coding sequence ATGGAAAGCGGTAAGAAAATACGTTTAAAGAGATTGATAGGTGACAATGGGAAAACCATTGCTTTACCTATGGATCATGGTGTTTACACCAATGAATTAAAGGGGTTAGAAGATCCTTTAAAAATGGTAAAGCTGTCCATGGATAGTGGCTTTGTTGATGCTGTACTATTACAAAAGGGCGTATTAAATATGGCTGCTGATTTATTGAAAAAGGATACGGGTGTGATAATGAGATTATCAGGTACAACGGATTTAGGACCTGAACCCAATGTAGAAGTTTTAGTCGGAACAGTTCAAGAAGCAGTTTCTAGGGGTAGTGATGCAGTTATATATACCGCATATTTAGGTGCTCATAAGGAACTACAGATGATGAAAGAATATTCTATGCTTGCAGAAGAATGTAGGAAACTTGGGGTTGTATTTATTGGAGAGCCCTTTGTTGGACATCCTGACGTAGATCCATTTGATGAGGATTACAACGCTTTTTGTGCAAGAGTAGGTGTTGAACTTGGAGCAGACATACTTAAAGTAGCTTATACAGGTTCAGAGAAGTCCTTTAGGAAGGTAGTGCAAATGGCATTAGGAATACCTGTATGGATTGCAGGTGGGCCTGCTAATAAGAGCACGTTGGAAATATTAGAAATGGTAGATGGAGCTATGTCTGCTGGTGCTTCTGGCATAATATTGGGAAGGAACATATTTGCTAATGACAGGCCTGATGTAATGTTGGCAGCCTTAGATCAAATAGTGAAAAAAGGAAGGACTGCATCGGAAGCCTATAAACTGTTTGAATAA
- a CDS encoding sigma 54-interacting transcriptional regulator: protein MNEINKKDQVLNYVKRNSFSNFRGKVFVTAYQISHIFNISRSESSRILNQLEKEGKLKKEKGRPVKYYLSNIFYSDLEHKKDVFCRLIGYQFSLRKTINLCKAAVSYPPNGLNILITGETGVGKSFFAEILGEYANSLRQVNKEVITFNCSSYANNPELLLSIIFGHCKGAYTGAYSDNPGLVEIADGGVLFLDEVHSLPPEGQEMLFTLIDKGVYKRLGETRNNRKANVLLIMATTESPEDNFLKTFLRRIPVCVNLPSFRDRNIMEKYSLIIAFFIKELRKLNICKTVRISKEVVNALIWYDWPGNVGELENEIKIICSKLYAKRNEELGYIDIGLRKLSKELVNNYKRIKQYQLRNDNLPIEINMYNYDDLMDMDVFQMIFLASIRVDDQKNITYEELINKVSNNINNFISKWKDMKLKEVLRKAYRDYSYLIDQIEKHLDINKVYYEEYILLLLHVVLQKGIGNQVWNIFDDSDGLYQYVKDGMNLDYKLVNEIIEIFEYQYGLELDDEGRILFLIILNQIGNIKMEKYMIFAVSDSEDSTESKIIPLVKRLTRARNIQNLNILDCDGLIHIANKVNEKVSYPYIGSIIYLSPHMAIKIIQEELEKVIDKPFRIIDSNLTTSKAILAINKTNQISENNSLEKIANELKNVDSVIIKQGNISKSINVFIASFYETEPVLSRIINNFENIKSIIGITNDIEVNIMVLTIYRMSILELYKKLNNNVLVFDLIGIKEPIEGIKYFKFYEMFLIDGNLLKRDKEFDSLSMPLIDKVLGNVDEVLLDSFLTLVSVDKGKEIFVEFIKYLEKSNFQINLSNKVEKLYISFLLMLERCYAGIPIDKHPYEDKLELNKDTMTIVNNALKHTTNKYPFKYSNGEIIQLTSIILS from the coding sequence ATGAATGAGATAAACAAGAAAGATCAAGTTTTAAACTACGTTAAAAGAAATAGCTTTTCTAATTTTAGAGGCAAAGTCTTTGTTACTGCCTATCAGATTTCACATATATTTAATATTTCCCGTAGTGAATCTAGTAGAATACTTAATCAACTTGAAAAGGAAGGAAAACTAAAAAAGGAAAAAGGGAGACCAGTAAAGTACTATTTGTCTAATATTTTCTATTCAGATTTAGAACATAAAAAGGATGTTTTTTGTAGATTAATTGGCTATCAATTCAGTCTCAGAAAAACCATTAACTTGTGCAAAGCTGCAGTTTCCTATCCACCCAATGGATTAAATATACTTATAACCGGAGAGACTGGCGTAGGTAAAAGTTTTTTTGCAGAAATTTTAGGTGAATATGCAAATAGTTTACGGCAGGTAAACAAGGAAGTAATTACTTTTAATTGTTCTAGCTACGCAAATAATCCTGAACTATTGCTATCTATCATTTTTGGACACTGTAAAGGAGCATATACAGGCGCATATTCTGATAATCCTGGATTAGTTGAAATTGCAGATGGAGGAGTACTTTTTTTGGATGAAGTTCATTCCCTTCCACCAGAGGGGCAGGAAATGCTTTTTACTCTTATAGATAAAGGTGTATATAAGCGATTGGGAGAAACACGAAACAATCGAAAGGCTAATGTGCTATTGATTATGGCTACTACAGAAAGTCCAGAAGATAATTTCCTAAAAACTTTTTTACGAAGAATACCGGTGTGTGTCAATTTGCCTAGTTTTCGAGATAGGAATATCATGGAAAAGTATTCCTTAATAATTGCTTTTTTTATAAAGGAGTTAAGAAAACTTAATATATGTAAAACAGTTAGAATTTCAAAGGAGGTAGTAAATGCTTTAATTTGGTATGATTGGCCTGGTAATGTAGGAGAATTGGAAAATGAGATTAAAATAATCTGCTCTAAATTATACGCTAAAAGGAATGAAGAACTAGGTTACATCGATATAGGTTTGAGAAAATTGTCAAAGGAGTTGGTAAACAATTACAAAAGAATTAAGCAATATCAATTGAGAAATGACAATTTGCCCATTGAAATAAATATGTATAATTATGATGATTTAATGGATATGGATGTTTTCCAAATGATTTTTCTAGCAAGTATTCGTGTAGATGACCAAAAAAACATTACATATGAAGAATTGATAAATAAGGTTTCTAACAATATTAATAATTTCATAAGCAAATGGAAGGATATGAAGCTTAAAGAGGTATTGCGCAAGGCCTATAGAGATTATAGCTATTTAATTGATCAAATTGAAAAGCATTTAGATATTAATAAGGTGTATTATGAAGAGTATATTCTTTTATTATTACATGTAGTTCTTCAAAAAGGAATAGGCAATCAAGTATGGAATATTTTTGATGATAGTGATGGATTATATCAATATGTTAAAGATGGGATGAATTTAGATTATAAATTGGTTAATGAAATAATTGAAATTTTTGAGTATCAGTATGGATTAGAGCTAGACGATGAGGGAAGAATACTTTTCTTAATAATCCTGAACCAAATTGGAAATATAAAAATGGAGAAATATATGATTTTTGCTGTTAGCGATAGCGAAGATTCTACTGAAAGCAAAATTATTCCATTGGTAAAGAGGCTTACTAGGGCTAGGAATATACAGAATTTAAATATTTTGGACTGTGATGGATTGATTCATATTGCTAATAAAGTAAATGAAAAGGTTTCATACCCATATATTGGAAGTATCATATATTTATCGCCTCATATGGCTATTAAAATAATACAAGAGGAGTTGGAGAAGGTTATTGATAAACCTTTTAGAATAATTGATTCCAATTTAACAACTAGTAAAGCAATTCTTGCAATTAATAAAACAAATCAAATTTCAGAGAATAATAGTTTGGAGAAAATAGCTAATGAGCTCAAAAATGTGGATAGCGTTATTATAAAACAAGGTAACATTTCTAAATCAATAAATGTTTTTATAGCTAGTTTTTATGAGACTGAACCGGTCTTGTCTAGAATTATAAATAATTTTGAAAATATCAAATCAATTATTGGAATTACCAATGATATAGAAGTGAATATTATGGTACTTACTATTTATAGAATGAGCATATTGGAACTGTATAAAAAACTGAATAATAATGTATTGGTGTTCGATTTGATTGGCATAAAGGAACCCATAGAAGGTATTAAGTATTTTAAGTTCTATGAGATGTTTTTAATAGATGGTAATTTACTAAAAAGAGATAAAGAGTTTGACAGCTTAAGCATGCCTCTCATTGATAAGGTATTAGGGAATGTTGATGAGGTGTTATTGGATAGTTTTTTGACCTTAGTTAGTGTAGATAAAGGGAAGGAGATTTTTGTTGAATTTATAAAATATCTTGAAAAAAGCAATTTTCAGATCAACCTATCAAACAAGGTTGAAAAGTTGTATATTAGTTTTTTATTAATGCTAGAAAGGTGTTATGCTGGCATACCAATTGACAAACATCCTTATGAAGATAAGTTAGAATTAAACAAAGACACCATGACCATTGTCAATAATGCGTTAAAACATACAACTAATAAATATCCTTTTAAATATTCTAATGGGGAGATTATTCAGCTAACAAGCATAATCTTAAGTTGA
- a CDS encoding iron-containing alcohol dehydrogenase: MLNFSYHSPTKILFGKDMEFEVGKEVANYGKKILLHYGGGSIKRIGLYDRVIDSLKKEGIEYIELPGVQPNPRLKLVRKGIEICKEEDIDLILAVGGGSVVDSAKAIGIGAKYDGDVWELFEKKAVPKDTIPVGVILTLPATGSETSNSTVVTNEETKVKVSVRSEIVRPAFAILNPETTYSLPKEQTSAGVSDIMAHIFERYFTNTRNVDLTDRLCEGTLRTLIKYAPIVLKEPNNYAARAEIMWTGTIAHNGILGLGREEDWASHKIGHEISAMYDTTHGVTLSIIFPAWMKYVYKNNVERFAQFAVRVFDVEADFNNPEVVALEGIRRLEEFFRSIGLPTTFKEAGIPTDKIDEMARRCISNSGGDSVGFFVKLYEKDVLEIYKLALE, from the coding sequence CTTAACTTTTCATACCACAGTCCTACCAAGATATTATTTGGTAAGGATATGGAATTTGAGGTAGGTAAGGAAGTTGCTAATTATGGGAAAAAAATCCTACTACACTATGGTGGAGGGAGTATCAAACGAATAGGACTCTATGATAGGGTAATAGATTCCCTTAAAAAAGAGGGTATTGAATATATAGAGTTGCCGGGAGTACAACCTAATCCTAGACTTAAGCTAGTAAGAAAAGGGATAGAAATATGTAAAGAGGAAGATATAGACCTAATCCTTGCTGTTGGTGGGGGAAGCGTTGTGGATTCAGCTAAAGCCATAGGAATAGGGGCTAAGTATGATGGCGATGTTTGGGAACTATTTGAAAAGAAGGCAGTACCAAAAGATACCATACCCGTTGGAGTAATCTTAACCTTACCCGCCACAGGCAGTGAAACTAGCAATAGTACTGTAGTTACTAATGAAGAGACAAAGGTTAAAGTAAGCGTAAGATCAGAAATAGTTAGACCTGCCTTTGCTATATTAAATCCTGAGACCACCTACTCTCTACCAAAGGAACAGACCTCTGCAGGAGTTTCAGATATAATGGCTCATATATTTGAGAGATATTTTACAAATACTAGGAATGTAGATTTAACGGATAGGCTTTGTGAAGGCACCCTAAGAACTTTAATAAAATATGCTCCTATAGTATTAAAAGAGCCTAATAACTATGCTGCTAGGGCAGAAATCATGTGGACAGGCACCATTGCTCATAATGGAATCCTTGGCTTAGGAAGGGAAGAAGATTGGGCATCTCATAAGATAGGCCATGAGATATCGGCCATGTACGATACAACCCACGGGGTTACACTATCCATAATATTCCCTGCATGGATGAAATATGTCTACAAAAACAATGTTGAAAGGTTTGCCCAATTTGCAGTGAGAGTATTTGATGTGGAAGCAGATTTCAACAATCCAGAAGTTGTAGCCTTAGAAGGTATAAGGAGATTAGAGGAATTCTTTAGAAGCATTGGTCTTCCAACCACATTTAAGGAAGCAGGAATTCCTACTGATAAGATTGATGAGATGGCAAGAAGGTGTATATCCAACAGTGGCGGCGATAGTGTTGGATTTTTTGTTAAACTATATGAAAAAGATGTTTTAGAAATATATAAATTAGCTCTTGAATAG